A genomic window from Anas platyrhynchos isolate ZD024472 breed Pekin duck chromosome 13, IASCAAS_PekinDuck_T2T, whole genome shotgun sequence includes:
- the LOC113842005 gene encoding maestro heat-like repeat-containing protein family member 6 isoform X1, with amino-acid sequence MKYLQPSERLGQSMRAVQSMRAPSPHSTELAAHMVDVLAAETDFHSGQVLHIVWAIYRSLPSVRAALALQSLDRALLLLASKRPRETVASLLQCSLTCTSVAVTMWRAMVSEPPATERVLRELLRILMNQSGCKTSTSTKDHPRILALAAARPLHEILLLPTSRGEAKAIFPQLFLALLFQVSFTTELKLQEVQVFWEKHRQDLLTPVRSTVQALKALLRSVGLGSPVLAIEAQGGWAALLSAESHLWGVQVVAREMKELPRSLRATIIHQLVELLRTEASSWQTVAMVILSKLLECTELGDELDCVASLFASYLRSPCLGMQSLVLRAILGLTERPATARQTLLLLPSITEQLQAADSDTRAVALPVLSTMLRLLEGRTLSLAALELAGKLPALFGDDSSTVRLLSIRLFLDTLGFVEGSQEKLQQVAHRSLLPLSLHLHDQDESVAEASREALLGVARFLRWRQLAHLAETLQSWKIGECLVRTVLHPGPGPGPGPPCAEPAPFPLQLARRSSAAEEYLAQSLPYLQSLQEPLRREAVRFTGEPRAWRPPSLCLRAAPRGAAGGADRPCVPRARGEAPAGSAPEQEPGHLPSPARLGKRPQRIGLVAGDSDGADPASTKATLALQLSAAVLQAAEGVEEATLFPGRQLSVLESSRHLLLPAAQPRSPGTFPPLLRPSACRGHARSSSQSP; translated from the exons ATGAAGTACCTGCAGCCCTCGGAACGCCTGGGCCAGAGCATGAGAGCCGTCCAGAGCATGAGAGCCCCGAGTCCCCACAGCACCGAGCTGGCTGCCCACATGGTGGACGTGCTGGCGGCAGAGACCGACTTCCATTCGGGACAG GTGCTCCACATCGTGTGGGCCATCTACAGAAGCCTGCCGTCCGTCAGAGCCGCGCTGGCCCTTCAGAGCCTGgacagggccctgctgctgctggccagcaaGCGCCCCAGGGAGACGGTtgccagcctgctgcagtgctcgctGACCTGCACCAG CGTCGCCGTCACCATGTGGAGGGCGATGGTGTCTGAGCCCCCAGCCACAGAGAGGGTGCTGCGCGAGCTGCTCCGCATCCTCATGAACCAGTCTGGCTGCAAGACATCCACCTCCACCAAGGACCACCCGCGCATCCTGGCCCTGGCC gcagcaaggcCCCTCCACGAGATCCTCCTGCTGCCTACCAGCCGGGGGGAGGCGAAGGCCATTTTcccccagctcttcctggccCTCCTCTTCCAAGTGTCCTTCACCACGGAGctgaagctgcaggaggtgcaggtCTTCTGGGAGAAGCACCGGCAGGACCTGCTCACTCCCGTCAG GTCCACGGTGCAGGCCCTGAAAGCGCTGCTCCGCAGCGTGGGCCTGGGGAGCCCGGTGCTGGCCATCGAGGCGCAGGGCGGCTGGGCCGCGCTTCTCAGCGCCGAGAGCCACCTCTGGGGCGTGCAGGTGGTGGCCAG GGAAATGAAGGAGTTGCCCAGGAGCCTGCGCGCCACCATCATCCACCAGCTGGTTGAGCTGCTCCGCACGGAGGCCTCCTCCTGGCAGACGGTGGCCATGGTCATCCTCAGCAAG ctgctggagtgcACAGAGCTCGGCGACGAGCTGGACTGCGTCGCGAGCCTCTTTGCCAGCTACCTGCGGAGCCCGTGCCTGGGCATGCAGAGCCTGGTGCTCAGGGCGATCCTGGGGCTCACCGAGAGGCCGGCCACG GCGAGGCAAACGCTCCTCCTGCTGCCGAGCATCAcggagcagctgcaggctgcagacagCGACACCCGCGCTGTCGCTCTGCCCGTGCTCAGCACCATGCTGCGGCTCCTGGAGGGGAGGACGCTCAGCCTCGCGGCTCTGGAGCTGGCCGGCAAGCTCCCAGCCCTCTTTGGCGAT GACTCAAGTACGGTGCGGCTTCTCTCTATTCGCCTCTTCCTCGACACGCTGGGCTTTGTGgagggcagccaagagaagctgcagcaggtggCACACAGGAGCCTGCTCCCGCTGTCCCTCCACCTGCACGACCAGGACGAGAGCGTGGCCGAG GCCTCCCGGGAAGCCCTCCTTGGTGTTGCGCGCTTCCTGCGCTGGAGGCAGCTGGCGCACCTGGCCGAGACGCTGCAGAGCTGGAAGATCGGCGAGTGCCTGGTACGCACAGTTCTGCACccagggccggggccggggccggggccgccctgCGCTGAGCCCGCgcccttccctctgcagctggccaggaggagcagcgcAGCAGAGGAGTACCTGGCCCAGAGCCTGCCCTAcctgcagagcctgcaggagcCCCTGCGGCGGGAGGCTGTGAGGTTCACTGGTGAGCCGCGAGCCTGGCGTCCCCCGTCCCTGTGCCTTCGTGCTGCGCCCCGGGGAGCAGCCGGGGGCGCTGACAGGCCGTGTGTCCCCAGGGCTCGTGGGGAGGCACCTGCTGGATCAGCACCAGAGCAAGAGCCAGGACATCTGCCAAG TCCTGCGAGGCTTGGCAAACGACCCCAGCGAATCGGTCTCGTCGCTGGCGATTCAGACGGTGCTGATCCTGCAAGCACCAAGGCCACGCTCGCGCTTCAGCtttcggcagctgtgctccaagcTGCAGAAGGCGTGGAGGAGGCGACGCTCTTCCCCGGCAGGCAGCTGAGCGTGCTGGAAAGCTCCCGgcatctcctcctgcctgcggcgcagccccgctccccgggcACGTTCCCTCCACTTCTCCGGCCTTCTGCGTGCCGGGGGCACGCCCGAAGCAGCTCCCAAAGCCCATGA
- the LOC113842005 gene encoding maestro heat-like repeat family member 5 isoform X2 produces the protein MKYLQPSERLGQSMRAVQSMRAPSPHSTELAAHMVDVLAAETDFHSGQVLHIVWAIYRSLPSVRAALALQSLDRALLLLASKRPRETVASLLQCSLTCTSVAVTMWRAMVSEPPATERVLRELLRILMNQSGCKTSTSTKDHPRILALAAARPLHEILLLPTSRGEAKAIFPQLFLALLFQVSFTTELKLQEVQVFWEKHRQDLLTPVRSTVQALKALLRSVGLGSPVLAIEAQGGWAALLSAESHLWGVQVVAREMKELPRSLRATIIHQLVELLRTEASSWQTVAMVILSKLLECTELGDELDCVASLFASYLRSPCLGMQSLVLRAILGLTERPATARQTLLLLPSITEQLQAADSDTRAVALPVLSTMLRLLEGRTLSLAALELAGKLPALFGDDSSTVRLLSIRLFLDTLGFVEGSQEKLQQVAHRSLLPLSLHLHDQDESVAEASREALLGVARFLRWRQLAHLAETLQSWKIGECLLARRSSAAEEYLAQSLPYLQSLQEPLRREAVRFTGEPRAWRPPSLCLRAAPRGAAGGADRPCVPRARGEAPAGSAPEQEPGHLPSPARLGKRPQRIGLVAGDSDGADPASTKATLALQLSAAVLQAAEGVEEATLFPGRQLSVLESSRHLLLPAAQPRSPGTFPPLLRPSACRGHARSSSQSP, from the exons ATGAAGTACCTGCAGCCCTCGGAACGCCTGGGCCAGAGCATGAGAGCCGTCCAGAGCATGAGAGCCCCGAGTCCCCACAGCACCGAGCTGGCTGCCCACATGGTGGACGTGCTGGCGGCAGAGACCGACTTCCATTCGGGACAG GTGCTCCACATCGTGTGGGCCATCTACAGAAGCCTGCCGTCCGTCAGAGCCGCGCTGGCCCTTCAGAGCCTGgacagggccctgctgctgctggccagcaaGCGCCCCAGGGAGACGGTtgccagcctgctgcagtgctcgctGACCTGCACCAG CGTCGCCGTCACCATGTGGAGGGCGATGGTGTCTGAGCCCCCAGCCACAGAGAGGGTGCTGCGCGAGCTGCTCCGCATCCTCATGAACCAGTCTGGCTGCAAGACATCCACCTCCACCAAGGACCACCCGCGCATCCTGGCCCTGGCC gcagcaaggcCCCTCCACGAGATCCTCCTGCTGCCTACCAGCCGGGGGGAGGCGAAGGCCATTTTcccccagctcttcctggccCTCCTCTTCCAAGTGTCCTTCACCACGGAGctgaagctgcaggaggtgcaggtCTTCTGGGAGAAGCACCGGCAGGACCTGCTCACTCCCGTCAG GTCCACGGTGCAGGCCCTGAAAGCGCTGCTCCGCAGCGTGGGCCTGGGGAGCCCGGTGCTGGCCATCGAGGCGCAGGGCGGCTGGGCCGCGCTTCTCAGCGCCGAGAGCCACCTCTGGGGCGTGCAGGTGGTGGCCAG GGAAATGAAGGAGTTGCCCAGGAGCCTGCGCGCCACCATCATCCACCAGCTGGTTGAGCTGCTCCGCACGGAGGCCTCCTCCTGGCAGACGGTGGCCATGGTCATCCTCAGCAAG ctgctggagtgcACAGAGCTCGGCGACGAGCTGGACTGCGTCGCGAGCCTCTTTGCCAGCTACCTGCGGAGCCCGTGCCTGGGCATGCAGAGCCTGGTGCTCAGGGCGATCCTGGGGCTCACCGAGAGGCCGGCCACG GCGAGGCAAACGCTCCTCCTGCTGCCGAGCATCAcggagcagctgcaggctgcagacagCGACACCCGCGCTGTCGCTCTGCCCGTGCTCAGCACCATGCTGCGGCTCCTGGAGGGGAGGACGCTCAGCCTCGCGGCTCTGGAGCTGGCCGGCAAGCTCCCAGCCCTCTTTGGCGAT GACTCAAGTACGGTGCGGCTTCTCTCTATTCGCCTCTTCCTCGACACGCTGGGCTTTGTGgagggcagccaagagaagctgcagcaggtggCACACAGGAGCCTGCTCCCGCTGTCCCTCCACCTGCACGACCAGGACGAGAGCGTGGCCGAG GCCTCCCGGGAAGCCCTCCTTGGTGTTGCGCGCTTCCTGCGCTGGAGGCAGCTGGCGCACCTGGCCGAGACGCTGCAGAGCTGGAAGATCGGCGAGTGCCTG ctggccaggaggagcagcgcAGCAGAGGAGTACCTGGCCCAGAGCCTGCCCTAcctgcagagcctgcaggagcCCCTGCGGCGGGAGGCTGTGAGGTTCACTGGTGAGCCGCGAGCCTGGCGTCCCCCGTCCCTGTGCCTTCGTGCTGCGCCCCGGGGAGCAGCCGGGGGCGCTGACAGGCCGTGTGTCCCCAGGGCTCGTGGGGAGGCACCTGCTGGATCAGCACCAGAGCAAGAGCCAGGACATCTGCCAAG TCCTGCGAGGCTTGGCAAACGACCCCAGCGAATCGGTCTCGTCGCTGGCGATTCAGACGGTGCTGATCCTGCAAGCACCAAGGCCACGCTCGCGCTTCAGCtttcggcagctgtgctccaagcTGCAGAAGGCGTGGAGGAGGCGACGCTCTTCCCCGGCAGGCAGCTGAGCGTGCTGGAAAGCTCCCGgcatctcctcctgcctgcggcgcagccccgctccccgggcACGTTCCCTCCACTTCTCCGGCCTTCTGCGTGCCGGGGGCACGCCCGAAGCAGCTCCCAAAGCCCATGA
- the LOC113842005 gene encoding maestro heat-like repeat-containing protein family member 6 isoform X3, protein MKYLQPSERLGQSMRAVQSMRAPSPHSTELAAHMVDVLAAETDFHSGQVLHIVWAIYRSLPSVRAALALQSLDRALLLLASKRPRETVASLLQCSLTCTSVAVTMWRAMVSEPPATERVLRELLRILMNQSGCKTSTSTKDHPRILALAAARPLHEILLLPTSRGEAKAIFPQLFLALLFQVSFTTELKLQEVQVFWEKHRQDLLTPVRSTVQALKALLRSVGLGSPVLAIEAQGGWAALLSAESHLWGVQVVAREMKELPRSLRATIIHQLVELLRTEASSWQTVAMVILSKLLECTELGDELDCVASLFASYLRSPCLGMQSLVLRAILGLTERPATARQTLLLLPSITEQLQAADSDTRAVALPVLSTMLRLLEGRTLSLAALELAGKLPALFGDDSSTVRLLSIRLFLDTLGFVEGSQEKLQQVAHRSLLPLSLHLHDQDESVAEASREALLGVARFLRWRQLAHLAETLQSWKIGECLVRTVLHPGPGPGPGPPCAEPAPFPLQLARRSSAAEEYLAQSLPYLQSLQEPLRREAVRFTGLVGRHLLDQHQSKSQDICQVLRGLANDPSESVSSLAIQTVLILQAPRPRSRFSFRQLCSKLQKAWRRRRSSPAGS, encoded by the exons ATGAAGTACCTGCAGCCCTCGGAACGCCTGGGCCAGAGCATGAGAGCCGTCCAGAGCATGAGAGCCCCGAGTCCCCACAGCACCGAGCTGGCTGCCCACATGGTGGACGTGCTGGCGGCAGAGACCGACTTCCATTCGGGACAG GTGCTCCACATCGTGTGGGCCATCTACAGAAGCCTGCCGTCCGTCAGAGCCGCGCTGGCCCTTCAGAGCCTGgacagggccctgctgctgctggccagcaaGCGCCCCAGGGAGACGGTtgccagcctgctgcagtgctcgctGACCTGCACCAG CGTCGCCGTCACCATGTGGAGGGCGATGGTGTCTGAGCCCCCAGCCACAGAGAGGGTGCTGCGCGAGCTGCTCCGCATCCTCATGAACCAGTCTGGCTGCAAGACATCCACCTCCACCAAGGACCACCCGCGCATCCTGGCCCTGGCC gcagcaaggcCCCTCCACGAGATCCTCCTGCTGCCTACCAGCCGGGGGGAGGCGAAGGCCATTTTcccccagctcttcctggccCTCCTCTTCCAAGTGTCCTTCACCACGGAGctgaagctgcaggaggtgcaggtCTTCTGGGAGAAGCACCGGCAGGACCTGCTCACTCCCGTCAG GTCCACGGTGCAGGCCCTGAAAGCGCTGCTCCGCAGCGTGGGCCTGGGGAGCCCGGTGCTGGCCATCGAGGCGCAGGGCGGCTGGGCCGCGCTTCTCAGCGCCGAGAGCCACCTCTGGGGCGTGCAGGTGGTGGCCAG GGAAATGAAGGAGTTGCCCAGGAGCCTGCGCGCCACCATCATCCACCAGCTGGTTGAGCTGCTCCGCACGGAGGCCTCCTCCTGGCAGACGGTGGCCATGGTCATCCTCAGCAAG ctgctggagtgcACAGAGCTCGGCGACGAGCTGGACTGCGTCGCGAGCCTCTTTGCCAGCTACCTGCGGAGCCCGTGCCTGGGCATGCAGAGCCTGGTGCTCAGGGCGATCCTGGGGCTCACCGAGAGGCCGGCCACG GCGAGGCAAACGCTCCTCCTGCTGCCGAGCATCAcggagcagctgcaggctgcagacagCGACACCCGCGCTGTCGCTCTGCCCGTGCTCAGCACCATGCTGCGGCTCCTGGAGGGGAGGACGCTCAGCCTCGCGGCTCTGGAGCTGGCCGGCAAGCTCCCAGCCCTCTTTGGCGAT GACTCAAGTACGGTGCGGCTTCTCTCTATTCGCCTCTTCCTCGACACGCTGGGCTTTGTGgagggcagccaagagaagctgcagcaggtggCACACAGGAGCCTGCTCCCGCTGTCCCTCCACCTGCACGACCAGGACGAGAGCGTGGCCGAG GCCTCCCGGGAAGCCCTCCTTGGTGTTGCGCGCTTCCTGCGCTGGAGGCAGCTGGCGCACCTGGCCGAGACGCTGCAGAGCTGGAAGATCGGCGAGTGCCTGGTACGCACAGTTCTGCACccagggccggggccggggccggggccgccctgCGCTGAGCCCGCgcccttccctctgcagctggccaggaggagcagcgcAGCAGAGGAGTACCTGGCCCAGAGCCTGCCCTAcctgcagagcctgcaggagcCCCTGCGGCGGGAGGCTGTGAGGTTCACTG GGCTCGTGGGGAGGCACCTGCTGGATCAGCACCAGAGCAAGAGCCAGGACATCTGCCAAG TCCTGCGAGGCTTGGCAAACGACCCCAGCGAATCGGTCTCGTCGCTGGCGATTCAGACGGTGCTGATCCTGCAAGCACCAAGGCCACGCTCGCGCTTCAGCtttcggcagctgtgctccaagcTGCAGAAGGCGTGGAGGAGGCGACGCTCTTCCCCGGCAGGCAGCTGA
- the LOC113842005 gene encoding maestro heat-like repeat-containing protein family member 6 isoform X4, translating to MKYLQPSERLGQSMRAVQSMRAPSPHSTELAAHMVDVLAAETDFHSGQVLHIVWAIYRSLPSVRAALALQSLDRALLLLASKRPRETVASLLQCSLTCTSVAVTMWRAMVSEPPATERVLRELLRILMNQSGCKTSTSTKDHPRILALAAARPLHEILLLPTSRGEAKAIFPQLFLALLFQVSFTTELKLQEVQVFWEKHRQDLLTPVRSTVQALKALLRSVGLGSPVLAIEAQGGWAALLSAESHLWGVQVVAREMKELPRSLRATIIHQLVELLRTEASSWQTVAMVILSKLLECTELGDELDCVASLFASYLRSPCLGMQSLVLRAILGLTERPATARQTLLLLPSITEQLQAADSDTRAVALPVLSTMLRLLEGRTLSLAALELAGKLPALFGDDSSTVRLLSIRLFLDTLGFVEGSQEKLQQVAHRSLLPLSLHLHDQDESVAEASREALLGVARFLRWRQLAHLAETLQSWKIGECLLARRSSAAEEYLAQSLPYLQSLQEPLRREAVRFTGLVGRHLLDQHQSKSQDICQVLRGLANDPSESVSSLAIQTVLILQAPRPRSRFSFRQLCSKLQKAWRRRRSSPAGS from the exons ATGAAGTACCTGCAGCCCTCGGAACGCCTGGGCCAGAGCATGAGAGCCGTCCAGAGCATGAGAGCCCCGAGTCCCCACAGCACCGAGCTGGCTGCCCACATGGTGGACGTGCTGGCGGCAGAGACCGACTTCCATTCGGGACAG GTGCTCCACATCGTGTGGGCCATCTACAGAAGCCTGCCGTCCGTCAGAGCCGCGCTGGCCCTTCAGAGCCTGgacagggccctgctgctgctggccagcaaGCGCCCCAGGGAGACGGTtgccagcctgctgcagtgctcgctGACCTGCACCAG CGTCGCCGTCACCATGTGGAGGGCGATGGTGTCTGAGCCCCCAGCCACAGAGAGGGTGCTGCGCGAGCTGCTCCGCATCCTCATGAACCAGTCTGGCTGCAAGACATCCACCTCCACCAAGGACCACCCGCGCATCCTGGCCCTGGCC gcagcaaggcCCCTCCACGAGATCCTCCTGCTGCCTACCAGCCGGGGGGAGGCGAAGGCCATTTTcccccagctcttcctggccCTCCTCTTCCAAGTGTCCTTCACCACGGAGctgaagctgcaggaggtgcaggtCTTCTGGGAGAAGCACCGGCAGGACCTGCTCACTCCCGTCAG GTCCACGGTGCAGGCCCTGAAAGCGCTGCTCCGCAGCGTGGGCCTGGGGAGCCCGGTGCTGGCCATCGAGGCGCAGGGCGGCTGGGCCGCGCTTCTCAGCGCCGAGAGCCACCTCTGGGGCGTGCAGGTGGTGGCCAG GGAAATGAAGGAGTTGCCCAGGAGCCTGCGCGCCACCATCATCCACCAGCTGGTTGAGCTGCTCCGCACGGAGGCCTCCTCCTGGCAGACGGTGGCCATGGTCATCCTCAGCAAG ctgctggagtgcACAGAGCTCGGCGACGAGCTGGACTGCGTCGCGAGCCTCTTTGCCAGCTACCTGCGGAGCCCGTGCCTGGGCATGCAGAGCCTGGTGCTCAGGGCGATCCTGGGGCTCACCGAGAGGCCGGCCACG GCGAGGCAAACGCTCCTCCTGCTGCCGAGCATCAcggagcagctgcaggctgcagacagCGACACCCGCGCTGTCGCTCTGCCCGTGCTCAGCACCATGCTGCGGCTCCTGGAGGGGAGGACGCTCAGCCTCGCGGCTCTGGAGCTGGCCGGCAAGCTCCCAGCCCTCTTTGGCGAT GACTCAAGTACGGTGCGGCTTCTCTCTATTCGCCTCTTCCTCGACACGCTGGGCTTTGTGgagggcagccaagagaagctgcagcaggtggCACACAGGAGCCTGCTCCCGCTGTCCCTCCACCTGCACGACCAGGACGAGAGCGTGGCCGAG GCCTCCCGGGAAGCCCTCCTTGGTGTTGCGCGCTTCCTGCGCTGGAGGCAGCTGGCGCACCTGGCCGAGACGCTGCAGAGCTGGAAGATCGGCGAGTGCCTG ctggccaggaggagcagcgcAGCAGAGGAGTACCTGGCCCAGAGCCTGCCCTAcctgcagagcctgcaggagcCCCTGCGGCGGGAGGCTGTGAGGTTCACTG GGCTCGTGGGGAGGCACCTGCTGGATCAGCACCAGAGCAAGAGCCAGGACATCTGCCAAG TCCTGCGAGGCTTGGCAAACGACCCCAGCGAATCGGTCTCGTCGCTGGCGATTCAGACGGTGCTGATCCTGCAAGCACCAAGGCCACGCTCGCGCTTCAGCtttcggcagctgtgctccaagcTGCAGAAGGCGTGGAGGAGGCGACGCTCTTCCCCGGCAGGCAGCTGA